GCAGTTCAGTGATAGCGCCTTTACCGAACAAAATGCGAGTTGGCGTGTGCAGGTTGAAATTAAACATAGGTTTTCCCTTCATAGCAGGTGAAAAAGACGGCAGCGACGGGGCTACCTGATGGAGTGTATTGTGGTCCTGTGGGCTGTTTGTCTCAATGCACATTCCTGCCTATGTATTGCCCATTTCTCCTGTGTGCTGGAGAATATGAATATTCTTGTCCACAATACATCCATCGAAATACGTCCCGGATACCGCGAATAATGAACCGTGAAGAGACCTGTCTGCTGCTGACGGAGAAAATTAAGCAGCTGAAAAATAATGAAGAAAAACTCATTCCGCTGCTGCCGGATATTCGCCTGTTGTACGGTACGCAGCCGGGGACCCGCACGCCGGTGATGTATCAGCCGGGCATCGTATTCCTCTTTTCTGGCCATAAAATAGGCCACATCAACGAGCGCGTTTTTCGCTATGACGCCACGGAATACCTGCTATTGACGGTACCGCTGCCGTTCGAATGCGAAACCTTTGCCACGCCGGAAGTGCCGCTGGCGGGTCTGCGTCTGAACGTCGATATTCTGCAATTGCAGGAGCTGCTGATGGACATCGGTGAAGACGAGCTGTTTCAGCCGTCAATGGCCGCCAGCGGGATTAACTCCGCCACGCTATCCGATGAAATCCTCTGCGCCGCCGAGCGTCTGCTCGACGTGATGGAGCATCCGATGGATGCGCGGATTCTTGGCAAACAAATTATCCGTGAAATGCTGTATCACGTGCTGATGGGACCCCGCGGCGGGGCGTTGCTGGCGCTGGTCAGCCGCCAGACGCATTTCAGCCTGATTAGCCGGGTGCTGAAACGGATTGAGAGCCAGTACACCGAAAACCTGAGCGTTGACCAACTGGCAGCGGAAGCCAACATGAGCGTTTCGGCGTTTCATCACAACTTCAAGTCAGTGACCAGCACCTCGCCGCTGCAATATCTGAAATCGTATCGGCTGCACAAAGCGCGAATGATGATGGTGCATGACGGCCTGAAGGCCAGCACGGCGGCAATAAAGGTGGGATACGAAAGCCCTTCGCAGTTTAGTCGGGAGTTTAAGCGTTACTTCGGGATCACGCCGGGGGAGGATGCGGCGCGTATTCGGGGAATGCAGGGGATGTAGTTTTTTACCCTCATCCGGACCCTCTCCCTAAAAGGGAGAGGGGGAAGTTCAAAGCTCTTCGCTCTAAAGGGGAGTGGGTTAGGGTGAGGGGAGATATCAGGCGCTACAATATTTCTTCTTAATCACCACAATCACCGTGCCCAGCAAACCCACAACCAGCAGGAAAATAGGCAGGATCATCAGGAAAGTCATCACCTGATCTTCATGGCGTTTAACGAATGGGATCATGCTCAGCGCATAGCCAAAGCCCGTCACCACACCGACCCACAGCACGGCGCTCAGCCAGTTGAAAATCTGGAAGCGACGGTTAGACAGCCCGGAAATGCCTGCCATGGTTGGCAGCAGGGTACGCACGAATGCCAGGAAGCGCCCGGCGAGCAGCGCCAGCAGCCCGTGGCGGTCAAACATGCAGGTTGCGCGGTCGTGATATTTGTCCGGCAGCTGCGCCAGCCAGCCTTTCACCATTTTGGTGTTGCCCAGCCAGCGGCCCTGAATATAGCTCAGCCAGCAGCCGAGACTGGCGGCGGCGGTCAGAATGGCGAGTGTCGGCACAAAATCCATCACGCCTTTGGCGATCAGCGCGCCGGCGAGCAGCAACAGGCTATCTCCCGGCAAGAAAGACGCGGGCAGCAGGCCGTTCTCTAAAAACAGCGTGGCAAACATCACCAGATAAACAATACCCACGACGTGGGGATCCGCCAGCGCGGCAAAATCATGCTGCCAGAGTGCGGCGGCAATCTCCTGGATAACAACCATGGACTTTCCTGTGGACTAACATTTTCTGAGTGTATTGTACTCCTGAATCACCTGGGATGCCTTGATCCCAGGTGCAACAATGCAGGCAGTTTTTGCAGGGACTGTCTGAAATTGTGTCCATCAGGTTGCCACTTTACACGATGCGTTCAAATCCGGCCGATAAATCCACAAGAAGATCGTCAACATTCTCTAAACCAATGTGCAAACGAATTAGCGTGCCGCTGAAGTCGGGTTTGCCGTCGGGACGAATGGCCGCCAGCTGTTCTGGTTGCGTCGGCAGGATCAACGACTCGAAGCCGCCCCAGGAGTAGGCCATGCTGAACAGCGTGAAGTTATCGAGATACGCCGCCAGCTCGCTGTCGTTCAGACGCTTTTTGAGCACGAATGAGAACAAACCGCTGCTGCCCGTAAAGTCTCGTTTCCAGAACTCATGACCTTTACTGCCCGGTAGCGCCGGGTGGTTGACGCGTTCAACCTGCGGATGTTCAGCCAGCCATTCGGCAATTTTCAGACTGCTTTCGTGATGCTGACGCAAACGCACACCGAGCGTACGCAGCCCGCGGCTGGTCATATACGCGGTATCGGCATCCACCATTTGCCCCATCAGATAGGCATTTTCACGCAGCTGATCCCAACAACGGGCATTAGAAACGGCGGTGCCAATCATGCCATCGGAATGACCAATCAGGTATTTGGTGGCGGCCTGAATAGAAATATCGATATCAAATTCGAGGGCTTTAAACAGCACGCCCGCGGCCCAGGTGTTATCGATCATGATGATGGCGTCAGGCGCTTTGCTGCGTACGGCGCTGACAATGGCCGGCACATCATGCACTTCCATGGTGACGGAACCTGGGGATTCCAGGAACACCACTTTGGTATTGGGCTGAATCAGGTCGGCAATACCGGCGCCGATAAGCGGGTCGAACCAGCCGGTGGTGACGCCGAGTTTGGCCAGAATTTTGGTGCAGAAATCCTGGCTCGGCTCGTAGGCGCTGTTAGTCATCAGCACGTGATCGCCCTGTTCGACAAACGCCAGAATCGTGTTGGCCACCGCCGCCGCACCGCATGGGAACAGGGCGCAACCGGCGCCGCCTTCCAGTTCGCACATCGCTTCCTGCAATGAGAAATGGGTCAGGGTCCCGCGACGACCATAAAACAGCTCGCCTTTCGCGCGATTGCGAGTGGCCTGTTTCTTGGCTTCAACCGTCTCGAAAACGAGGGACGACGCACGCTGAATCACGCTGTTCACCGATCCCAGGGTGTATTTCTTACTGCGGCCAGCATTCACCAGCACGGTATCAAGTTGCTTTTTGGACATGTTATTTCTACCTGTTTTTATACGTCTGGACGTCTAAATTAACATGATTGTTTGGGGTTGTACCTTATGTGAACCGATTAAGCAGAAAATTTTGCCAGAATCCGTCAAAGCACCTTTTTTACTGCGTGAGCGCAATGAAAGTTAGCGATGATTGCGTCAATATGTAAATAGTAATGAGAACGACTATCAATTCGACGGCGTTTTGATATTATTACGAGCAGATTTTGTGATTTAGATCCTGGAGATACAGAGTGGGTAATAATTTGATGCAGGCGGATCTCTCCGTTTGGGGTATGTATCATCATGCCGACATCGTAGTTAAGGTGGTCATGATCGGCCTGATTCTGGCATCGGTTGTCACCTGGGCAATCTTCTTCAGCAAAAGTACCGAACTGCTGTCGCAAAAACGCCGTCTCAAGCGTGAGCAGCAGCAGTTGGGCGAAGCCCGTTCTCTAAATCAGGCCAGCGAAATTGCCGCCGTATTCCCGGCGAAAAGCCTCAGCCTTCAGTTGCTGAACGAAGCGCAGAACGAACTGGAACTGTCTGAAGGTGCCGAAGATAACGAAGGCATTAAAGAACGTACCGGTTTCCGTCTGGAGCGCCGCGTCGCTGCCGCCGGACGTCACATGGGCCGGGGTAACGGTTATCTGGCAACAATCGGTGCGATTTCACCGTTTATCGGCCTGTTCGGCACCGTATGGGGCATCATGAACAGCTTCATCGGTATTGCCCAGACCCAGACCACCAACCTGGCCGTTGTCGCGCCGGGTATCGCAGAAGCGCTGCTGGCGACCGCTATCGGCCTGTTCGCCGCCATCCCTGCGGTGGTTATCTACAACATTTTCGCCCGCATGATTGGCAGCCACAAAGCGCTGCTCGGTGATGTGGCGGCGCAGGTTCTGCTGCTGCAAAGCCGTGACCTCGACCTCAATAACAGCGGCGCTCAGCCGGTGCGTACCGCCCAGAAATTACGGGTAGGGTGATAGCCAATGGCAATGCGTCTAAACGAAAATCTGGACGATAACGGCGAAATGCATGAAATCAACGTGACGCCGTTTATCGACGTCATGTTGGTACTGCTGATCATCTTCATGGTGGCGGCTCCGCTGGCGACCGTTGATGTGAAAGTGAATCTGCCGGCGTCCTCTAGTCAGCCGCAGCCGCGCCCGGAAAAACCGGTGTATCTGTCGGTGAAAGCGGATAACACCATGTTCCTCGGCAACGATCCGGTGACCGACGACAGCATGGTGAATGCGATCAACACCCTGACCGAAGGCAAGAAAGACACCACCATCTTCTTCCGTGCGGATAAAACCGTAAACTACGAGACGATGATGAAGGTGATGGATACCCTGCATCAGGCGGGATATCTGAAAATCGGCCTGGTCGGTGAAGAACACGCTGCCGCGAAAAAATAAGCGGAATCCATAATGAAAGAACCGGCCTCGCGCCGGTTTTTTTATGCCCTAAGTAAAATCGATAACCTGCTGATATATCCTGTTTTTTCTCATCTGAACCCCGCCCGCATTTTTTAGGTCGCCACTGGCGGGCGGGATAAACCTCTCTACGCTTATTCAGGAACATCATAAAAAAAGCGCCGTGAAAACGGGGCATAACATCACCTGCACAGCATGGGAGTCCAGTATGACCCTGGCGACTTTACTCAGCACAGCTTCCCCTTCGCGTGACCTCATTTCTCTCTCCGCCATTCGTCGACGGGCGGACCGCCTGATCCTAGGGCTGGTCTGGATCCTGTGGGCCATCTGCCTGACGATTGGCCTGCTCACGGCGCAGACCGGCGTCGCGTTCATCACCGGCAGCCTGTTGGCGGTCATCGCCACGCTGGCCTGCATTCTGTTGCCCGGCAAGCGGGTGACGCGGCTGTTATTCGCCTTCATTTTGATGGCCTTTTCCGCGCTACTTATCCAGCTCGGCGGCGGGGAAACGGAGTACCATTTCTCCGTATTCGTGCTGCTCTCGGCGCTGCTCGCCTGGCGCGACTGGAAACCGCTGGTGATAGGCGCGGCGGTGATTGCCCTGCATCATTTGGTCTTCAACTATTTGCAGGCTGACGGTCTGTTCGGCATCGTGGTGTTTGCGATGGGGCCGGGGCTGCATATGGTTATCACCCACGGTATTTTCGTGGTGGCACAAACCATCATTCTGGTGTTGATGGCGCTGCGGATGGAGCAGGATGCGCGCTCCGCCAGCGAAGTGGCCAAACTGGCGGCAGTTATCAACCGCGAGCCGGGCATTCTGACGTTGACGCAGGACGCGCAGGCCAGCCACTCGTCGTTCGCCCGAACGTTCAGCCTGACCTTAGGCACCATGCGCAGCACGCTTGAACAGGTTACGCACGGCGTAACGCAGCTGCTCGACGATGCGCAGACGCTGTTGCAGCGCAACACAGCGTTGTCGGAGCGCACCGATAATCAGGCGCAGTCACTGGCGGTGGCGGCCAGCGCGATGTCGCAGTTGCTGGGCGTGGCGGCGCAAACCAGTGAAATGGCCAGCGAGGCGAGAGGGCTGGCGCTCAAAGCCAGCGACGTGGCGCAGCAGGGCGGGGAAAACATCCGCGCGGCGATGGCGTCGATGGTGCAAATTCGGGATGAATCCCTGCGTATCAACGGTATTCTGGAACTGATTGACGGTATCGCGTTCCAGACTAATATTCTGTCGCTCAACGCCTCGGTCGAAGCCGCGCGAGCGGGCGTGCACGGCAAAGGCTTCGCCGTCGTTGCGGCGGAAGTCCGGACCCTGGCGTTGCGCTGTGAAAGTGCCGCCAAGGACATTCGTCAGCTGATTGCCGCCTCGGTGGAAAGCACTCAACGGGGATCGAGCCAGGTAGAACAAGCCGGAATGACCATGCAGGTGATGATTGGCAGTATCGAGAGCTTGCACAGCCTGGTGGAAGCGCTGGCGATGATGAGTGACCAGCAGCGCGCCACCATTTTGCAGATAGGCGGCAGCATTGCGAGCATTGACGCCAGCGTGCAGGAAAACCTACAGCACGTGGCGCAGACCATGCAGGTGGCGCAGCAGCAGCAGCGACAAACCGGTGAGCTGAAGACCGCGATTTCCGTCTTCAGGCTAGTGTAATCAGGCTTTTTTGGCGGCGGGCGTCAGGAGGTTTTCGTCCGGCGCCACAATATTGACGCTGGCGGTACGGCAGTTGCCGTCGGCGAGTTTGCGCGTCAGGCGCAAGGTGGCGGTTTCGCGGGCCAGAATGTGTTGATAGCTGGCTTCAATATGCGCGAGGATCTTCTCTTTTAGCTGCGGGTTACGGGTCATAATCTCGGCTAGTGCCGCGCCGTAGATCTCTTCTTTCACCTGGAAGGCGTAAATCTCCCGGCGGTACTGCCACTTCATGCGTACCAGCGCCGCGGGAATCGACACCAGCGCTTTGGCGGTCTCTTCAATCACCGCATTCTTTTCATTTTTAAGCGCCTGAAGATTATGCTTCAGAATCACGGCGTCGCTGTTTTTGTCGCCCAAAGTCAAATAAACGTTA
This DNA window, taken from Scandinavium goeteborgense, encodes the following:
- a CDS encoding AraC family transcriptional regulator, encoding MNREETCLLLTEKIKQLKNNEEKLIPLLPDIRLLYGTQPGTRTPVMYQPGIVFLFSGHKIGHINERVFRYDATEYLLLTVPLPFECETFATPEVPLAGLRLNVDILQLQELLMDIGEDELFQPSMAASGINSATLSDEILCAAERLLDVMEHPMDARILGKQIIREMLYHVLMGPRGGALLALVSRQTHFSLISRVLKRIESQYTENLSVDQLAAEANMSVSAFHHNFKSVTSTSPLQYLKSYRLHKARMMMVHDGLKASTAAIKVGYESPSQFSREFKRYFGITPGEDAARIRGMQGM
- the yghB gene encoding DedA family general envelope maintenance protein YghB, translating into MVVIQEIAAALWQHDFAALADPHVVGIVYLVMFATLFLENGLLPASFLPGDSLLLLAGALIAKGVMDFVPTLAILTAAASLGCWLSYIQGRWLGNTKMVKGWLAQLPDKYHDRATCMFDRHGLLALLAGRFLAFVRTLLPTMAGISGLSNRRFQIFNWLSAVLWVGVVTGFGYALSMIPFVKRHEDQVMTFLMILPIFLLVVGLLGTVIVVIKKKYCSA
- the metC gene encoding cystathionine beta-lyase, which encodes MSKKQLDTVLVNAGRSKKYTLGSVNSVIQRASSLVFETVEAKKQATRNRAKGELFYGRRGTLTHFSLQEAMCELEGGAGCALFPCGAAAVANTILAFVEQGDHVLMTNSAYEPSQDFCTKILAKLGVTTGWFDPLIGAGIADLIQPNTKVVFLESPGSVTMEVHDVPAIVSAVRSKAPDAIIMIDNTWAAGVLFKALEFDIDISIQAATKYLIGHSDGMIGTAVSNARCWDQLRENAYLMGQMVDADTAYMTSRGLRTLGVRLRQHHESSLKIAEWLAEHPQVERVNHPALPGSKGHEFWKRDFTGSSGLFSFVLKKRLNDSELAAYLDNFTLFSMAYSWGGFESLILPTQPEQLAAIRPDGKPDFSGTLIRLHIGLENVDDLLVDLSAGFERIV
- the exbB gene encoding tol-pal system-associated acyl-CoA thioesterase gives rise to the protein MGNNLMQADLSVWGMYHHADIVVKVVMIGLILASVVTWAIFFSKSTELLSQKRRLKREQQQLGEARSLNQASEIAAVFPAKSLSLQLLNEAQNELELSEGAEDNEGIKERTGFRLERRVAAAGRHMGRGNGYLATIGAISPFIGLFGTVWGIMNSFIGIAQTQTTNLAVVAPGIAEALLATAIGLFAAIPAVVIYNIFARMIGSHKALLGDVAAQVLLLQSRDLDLNNSGAQPVRTAQKLRVG
- the exbD gene encoding TonB system transport protein ExbD, with protein sequence MAMRLNENLDDNGEMHEINVTPFIDVMLVLLIIFMVAAPLATVDVKVNLPASSSQPQPRPEKPVYLSVKADNTMFLGNDPVTDDSMVNAINTLTEGKKDTTIFFRADKTVNYETMMKVMDTLHQAGYLKIGLVGEEHAAAKK
- a CDS encoding methyl-accepting chemotaxis protein, translated to MTLATLLSTASPSRDLISLSAIRRRADRLILGLVWILWAICLTIGLLTAQTGVAFITGSLLAVIATLACILLPGKRVTRLLFAFILMAFSALLIQLGGGETEYHFSVFVLLSALLAWRDWKPLVIGAAVIALHHLVFNYLQADGLFGIVVFAMGPGLHMVITHGIFVVAQTIILVLMALRMEQDARSASEVAKLAAVINREPGILTLTQDAQASHSSFARTFSLTLGTMRSTLEQVTHGVTQLLDDAQTLLQRNTALSERTDNQAQSLAVAASAMSQLLGVAAQTSEMASEARGLALKASDVAQQGGENIRAAMASMVQIRDESLRINGILELIDGIAFQTNILSLNASVEAARAGVHGKGFAVVAAEVRTLALRCESAAKDIRQLIAASVESTQRGSSQVEQAGMTMQVMIGSIESLHSLVEALAMMSDQQRATILQIGGSIASIDASVQENLQHVAQTMQVAQQQQRQTGELKTAISVFRLV
- a CDS encoding cytoplasmic protein, which gives rise to MKEGEDNNVYLTLGDKNSDAVILKHNLQALKNEKNAVIEETAKALVSIPAALVRMKWQYRREIYAFQVKEEIYGAALAEIMTRNPQLKEKILAHIEASYQHILARETATLRLTRKLADGNCRTASVNIVAPDENLLTPAAKKA